Proteins encoded together in one Anaerosporomusa subterranea window:
- a CDS encoding F0F1 ATP synthase subunit C: MERVIIIVCSVIAAVIIILTVTLSAPKCDAKVAYTTLDAMGRKPELKSSLLPTMLISIGLIESIPIIATVIAIVLVIANPYFGQ, from the coding sequence ATGGAGAGGGTAATCATTATCGTTTGTTCTGTCATCGCTGCTGTCATTATTATTCTCACCGTAACACTGAGTGCACCCAAGTGTGACGCAAAAGTGGCCTACACCACCCTGGACGCGATGGGCAGGAAGCCGGAATTGAAGTCCTCCTTGCTACCAACGATGTTGATTTCGATCGGACTCATTGAGTCAATCCCAATTATCGCCACTGTAATCGCCATTGTATTAGTCATCGCCAATCCGTATTTTGGGCAATAG
- the rodA gene encoding rod shape-determining protein RodA, producing the protein MLNRRLLRNLDFILILDIIALIVVSLIFIGSATHINTPSEDRYWYVQRQGIFALINIVIIFVMLHFDYKSIGRYANLLYVLNLVMLLAVMFVGQSALGAQRWIQIGPITLQPSEFSKLIMIVSLANLLDKRAGQLQTWRDILPVFLYVGIPFLLVLKQPDLGTSLVFLSILFGMIFVAGIPTRKLFTIIGAGLAFMPIFWHFLKDYQKMRLTVFLDPNVDPLGSGYHIIQSKIAIGSGMLTGKGLFSGTQSQLNFLPENHTDFIFAVIGEEVGFIGSLLVLLLYFILLYRGLKIAGEARDNFGTLIAAGVTSMMAFHVLVNVGMTAGIMPVTGIPLPLMSYGVSALTTNMISLGLLLNIYMRRQKILF; encoded by the coding sequence ATGCTGAACCGACGACTGCTGCGAAATCTTGATTTCATTCTCATTCTTGATATTATCGCCTTGATTGTCGTGAGCCTGATTTTCATCGGCAGCGCCACCCATATCAATACGCCCAGTGAGGATCGTTACTGGTATGTGCAACGTCAAGGGATATTTGCTTTAATTAATATAGTGATTATCTTTGTCATGCTGCACTTTGACTATAAATCAATTGGCAGGTATGCGAATTTACTGTATGTGCTCAATTTAGTGATGCTGTTGGCAGTCATGTTTGTCGGCCAATCGGCTTTGGGCGCTCAACGCTGGATTCAAATCGGTCCAATTACCCTACAACCATCGGAGTTTTCCAAACTGATTATGATTGTTAGTTTGGCGAATCTGCTGGATAAAAGGGCTGGCCAACTTCAAACCTGGCGAGATATTTTGCCGGTTTTTCTGTATGTGGGAATACCGTTTTTGCTGGTTCTCAAGCAACCCGACTTGGGCACCTCGCTAGTATTTCTTTCGATATTGTTTGGGATGATTTTTGTCGCTGGCATACCCACGCGTAAGCTGTTCACGATTATCGGAGCCGGGTTAGCTTTTATGCCGATCTTTTGGCATTTTCTAAAAGACTATCAGAAGATGCGTTTGACAGTCTTTCTCGATCCCAACGTTGATCCGCTAGGATCTGGTTATCATATCATTCAATCAAAAATTGCTATTGGCTCAGGAATGTTGACAGGCAAAGGTTTGTTCAGCGGGACACAAAGCCAGCTTAACTTCTTGCCGGAAAATCACACCGACTTTATCTTTGCTGTGATTGGCGAAGAAGTCGGCTTTATCGGTAGCCTGTTGGTATTACTGCTGTACTTTATTCTGCTATACCGAGGGTTAAAGATTGCAGGCGAAGCGAGGGACAACTTTGGCACCCTAATAGCTGCGGGCGTCACCTCGATGATGGCATTTCATGTTCTGGTCAATGTCGGTATGACTGCCGGCATCATGCCGGTTACTGGTATCCCACTGCCGCTAATGAGCTACGGCGTGAGTGCTTTGACGACCAATATGATCAGCTTAGGTTTGTTGTTAAATATCTATATGCGACGACAAAAGATACTGTTTTGA
- a CDS encoding helix-turn-helix domain-containing protein, with protein sequence MTLGEKVRFVREKAGLTTEELARRLKVSQSYISHVENNRRLLGRDRIVALSKTLDIPVEFFLREDILRLDELKVSSALRARLSESRYANYLVALDKAVEAEISPEELERAIEFIRNYKNQAQ encoded by the coding sequence ATGACGCTCGGAGAAAAGGTCCGGTTTGTTAGAGAAAAAGCGGGACTTACTACAGAGGAATTGGCTCGGCGTCTCAAGGTTTCCCAATCGTACATCTCCCACGTGGAAAACAATCGCCGCCTCTTAGGGCGTGACCGGATTGTTGCCCTGTCCAAGACACTTGATATACCGGTTGAGTTTTTTTTGCGGGAAGATATACTCCGACTGGATGAGTTGAAAGTCAGCTCAGCGCTGCGGGCACGACTATCTGAATCACGCTATGCGAATTATCTGGTTGCTCTGGATAAGGCAGTCGAGGCGGAAATATCGCCAGAAGAATTAGAACGGGCAATTGAGTTTATTCGGAATTACAAAAACCAAGCGCAATAG
- a CDS encoding ATP synthase subunit I, which yields MNELGFGLKRTLSVMVSAGLFMCTVVLLSHRADILPGLLIGIAASCLYYLLLYYQIKKDAFRPVQADACMNEDAFSRFYLLLVGIVLVVRDPGPNLIAFLAGIILPFRLILSLSRFFLLQKQSREQRPSHRRNH from the coding sequence ATGAACGAACTTGGTTTCGGTCTGAAGCGCACCCTGTCTGTCATGGTCTCCGCCGGTCTATTTATGTGCACTGTTGTGTTGCTCTCGCATCGAGCTGACATATTGCCAGGTCTGCTGATTGGCATTGCCGCCAGTTGCCTGTACTACCTCTTGCTCTATTATCAAATCAAAAAAGACGCCTTTAGACCCGTGCAAGCAGACGCCTGTATGAACGAAGACGCTTTTTCCCGATTCTATCTGCTGCTTGTCGGTATAGTATTAGTAGTCCGCGATCCAGGACCAAACCTGATCGCATTCTTAGCAGGTATTATCCTGCCTTTCCGTCTGATACTGTCTCTCAGTCGCTTTTTCCTGCTGCAAAAACAATCCAGGGAGCAGCGCCCATCGCACCGCCGGAACCACTAG
- a CDS encoding ATP synthase subunit I, with protein sequence MMGEFHLISNKQCILVMAAAGIVISIVAALIGFEQHALAILYGTLAGISFSMLLKFQYQKGLETSAHQAVMNVNNGFISRFCVVVAFILFGEYCLDLHIIAVLAGLFVTQRIAIVWQVFCLAFDQDTVKITGKENKTWRG encoded by the coding sequence ATGATGGGCGAATTTCACTTGATTAGCAATAAGCAGTGTATACTTGTGATGGCGGCCGCAGGTATTGTCATCAGTATAGTTGCTGCTCTGATTGGGTTTGAACAGCATGCCTTGGCTATTCTCTATGGCACACTAGCCGGAATTAGTTTTTCGATGTTACTGAAATTCCAATATCAGAAAGGTTTAGAGACCAGTGCGCATCAGGCGGTTATGAACGTAAACAACGGCTTCATCAGCCGGTTCTGTGTCGTGGTCGCATTTATACTTTTTGGTGAATACTGTCTGGATCTCCATATCATCGCTGTACTGGCCGGACTATTTGTTACCCAGCGGATAGCAATTGTTTGGCAAGTCTTCTGCCTTGCTTTTGATCAGGATACTGTCAAAATAACAGGAAAGGAGAATAAGACATGGAGAGGGTAA
- the minD gene encoding septum site-determining protein MinD yields the protein MGDIIVVTSGKGGVGKTTTVANLGAGLALSGKKVALIDADIGLRNLDVVMGLENRIVFDLVDVTEGACRLKQALIKDKRYDNLFLLPAAQTRDKFSISPDQMREICRDLARDFDYVIIDSPAGIERGFTNAIAGAEKAIVVTTPDVSAVRDADRILGLLESSGKTDLKLIINRIRPEMVKRGEMMSIDDVIEILSVDLLGVIPEDEYIIISTNRGEPAVTNPTTLASEAYKNVVRRLTGENVPLLVLAPPKGLWARLKLLIGL from the coding sequence GTGGGGGATATTATTGTCGTTACATCCGGTAAAGGCGGGGTCGGCAAGACGACAACTGTGGCCAATTTGGGCGCAGGACTTGCCTTGTCCGGCAAAAAGGTTGCACTAATCGATGCTGACATTGGACTGCGAAATTTGGATGTTGTCATGGGGCTGGAGAATCGGATTGTTTTTGACTTAGTGGATGTTACAGAAGGCGCTTGTCGCCTGAAACAAGCATTGATTAAAGATAAACGGTATGATAATTTATTTCTCTTGCCTGCAGCGCAGACACGAGATAAGTTTTCAATTTCGCCTGACCAAATGCGCGAAATATGCCGCGATTTGGCCCGCGACTTCGATTATGTCATTATTGACAGCCCGGCAGGCATTGAGCGAGGCTTTACCAACGCAATCGCTGGCGCTGAGAAAGCGATAGTCGTCACAACACCCGACGTGTCAGCCGTACGTGATGCTGACCGGATTCTTGGTTTGTTAGAGTCATCTGGAAAAACTGACTTGAAGCTCATTATTAACCGAATCCGTCCGGAAATGGTCAAACGCGGCGAGATGATGTCAATTGATGATGTTATTGAAATCTTGTCAGTTGATTTGCTAGGCGTAATCCCGGAAGATGAGTATATTATTATTTCTACAAACCGGGGGGAACCGGCTGTAACTAATCCAACCACACTGGCGAGCGAGGCTTACAAAAACGTCGTAAGACGGCTGACTGGGGAAAATGTACCGCTCCTTGTTCTCGCTCCCCCTAAGGGCCTGTGGGCCCGGCTCAAACTCCTGATCGGGCTATGA
- the mrdA gene encoding penicillin-binding protein 2 has translation MTVKRQLQRLDVMGMLVMLIFVALVSRLSYLQIAQGKHFEDLANGNRIRLIPIQAPRGIFYDRNGVQLVTNRPGFTVDFMLPSGQPEPQVLEKLSQILGMKKEEILAKLEQRKGSFDPVRIKANVGPEIVAKIEERRNELPGVIIEIQPVRTYNNKTFAAHLFGYVSEINDTELEKRKSDGYKAGDIIGKFGLERVFDKELRGIDGGGQTEVNVSGRPVQVLGKKDPIPGQNLVLTIDYRIQKAAEMAIDETLKYLQTQTEFRNAHAASVVALNPKTGEVLAMVSRPAFDPNLFAGGISEKDWKLINENPFNPMDNKAISGEYPPGSVFKIVTGTAALELKKVTPEEKILDTGRHWLIDKSNAHGEALGWINFNEAFAKSDNVYFYEMGNRLGIDNLEKYARMFGLGAFTGINLLGESDGLVANRRYKEKVYGEQWYLSETFDAAIGQGFNLVTPLQQAQLIAQIASGGLRYRPYLVKQITGPDGKVVKDYAPEQVGKVDISPANLELIRNGLRDVALPGGTAGYLFADFPVQIAGKTGTAENSHGADHGWFVAYAPYEDPTIAVAVIVEQGGYGGSSAGVITKKVLEAAFNLNQDTTNAPKVFKSNKVAI, from the coding sequence TTGACTGTAAAACGGCAGTTGCAAAGATTAGATGTGATGGGCATGCTAGTCATGCTCATCTTTGTTGCTCTAGTTTCTCGACTTAGTTATCTGCAAATCGCGCAAGGAAAGCACTTTGAAGATCTCGCCAACGGTAACCGTATCCGTTTGATCCCGATTCAGGCTCCGCGTGGTATTTTCTACGACCGCAACGGAGTGCAACTCGTCACAAACCGTCCTGGGTTCACAGTCGACTTCATGCTACCATCCGGTCAGCCGGAGCCTCAGGTTCTTGAAAAACTATCGCAGATTCTTGGCATGAAAAAAGAGGAAATTCTTGCTAAGCTGGAACAGCGCAAGGGATCGTTTGATCCGGTTCGAATCAAAGCAAATGTGGGACCGGAAATCGTCGCTAAAATTGAAGAACGTCGCAATGAACTACCAGGCGTAATTATTGAAATCCAGCCTGTGCGGACTTATAATAACAAGACCTTCGCCGCTCATCTGTTTGGCTATGTCAGCGAAATCAATGATACGGAGTTAGAAAAACGCAAAAGCGACGGCTATAAAGCCGGCGATATCATTGGCAAGTTTGGCCTAGAACGCGTGTTTGATAAAGAATTGCGTGGCATAGACGGCGGCGGGCAAACAGAAGTCAACGTCAGTGGCAGACCAGTCCAGGTTCTTGGCAAAAAGGATCCAATTCCGGGGCAAAATCTTGTTCTCACCATCGACTACCGCATCCAAAAGGCGGCAGAGATGGCAATAGATGAGACTCTAAAGTACTTACAAACACAAACAGAATTTCGCAATGCACATGCCGCATCAGTTGTCGCTCTTAATCCGAAGACGGGAGAGGTATTGGCGATGGTCAGCCGTCCTGCCTTTGACCCCAATCTGTTCGCAGGCGGCATTTCAGAAAAAGATTGGAAACTGATTAACGAGAACCCCTTCAACCCAATGGACAACAAAGCTATTTCCGGGGAATATCCGCCAGGATCTGTCTTTAAAATCGTTACTGGCACTGCGGCGCTAGAACTAAAAAAAGTTACTCCAGAAGAAAAGATACTCGATACAGGACGCCATTGGCTGATTGATAAAAGCAATGCTCATGGCGAAGCACTGGGATGGATCAATTTTAATGAGGCTTTTGCTAAGTCTGATAACGTATATTTTTATGAAATGGGCAATCGACTAGGTATTGACAACCTGGAAAAATATGCGCGAATGTTTGGGCTTGGCGCTTTTACTGGGATTAATTTGCTGGGAGAGTCGGATGGCTTGGTTGCTAACCGCCGTTACAAAGAAAAAGTATATGGTGAGCAGTGGTATCTGTCAGAAACGTTTGACGCTGCAATCGGTCAGGGGTTCAATCTAGTTACTCCTTTGCAACAGGCTCAGTTGATTGCGCAGATTGCTAGTGGCGGTCTTCGCTACCGACCATACCTTGTAAAGCAGATTACCGGACCAGACGGCAAAGTAGTCAAGGATTACGCACCTGAGCAAGTCGGCAAAGTAGACATTTCACCGGCGAATCTCGAACTGATTCGCAATGGGCTGCGTGATGTTGCTCTGCCTGGTGGAACTGCTGGCTACCTATTCGCCGATTTTCCGGTTCAAATAGCCGGTAAAACCGGAACAGCCGAGAACTCACATGGCGCAGATCATGGCTGGTTTGTCGCGTATGCTCCTTATGAAGATCCAACGATTGCCGTAGCGGTTATTGTCGAGCAAGGCGGCTATGGCGGGTCGTCAGCAGGCGTTATTACTAAAAAAGTTCTGGAAGCTGCATTTAATCTTAATCAAGATACGACAAATGCCCCTAAGGTATTTAAATCAAATAAAGTCGCGATTTGA